A single Dechloromonas denitrificans DNA region contains:
- a CDS encoding rhodanese homology domain-containing protein: MSAAIRRSTYAEVRAALLARREIALLDVREEDPHAQAHPLFAANFPLSRIATNAYAKLPRRSVPIVVLDDGEGDAERAAAKLSELGYSDVAVLAGGVAGWAAAGGELFRDVNVPSKAFGELVEATRHTPSFSAEEVQALIDANADVVIVDARRFDEYQTMSIPTATSVPGAELVLRVPALAPAANTQVIVNCAGRTRSIIGTQSLINAGLPNPVAALRNGTIGWTLAGQTLERGQSRRFGEVDEDTRQSAGEAARQVAERAGVGRIGRDTLASWQKQDGRSTYFFDVRPPEEYEAGHLPGFRNVPGGQLVQETEMVAPVRGARLVLADDAGVRADMSASWLAQMGWEVYVLDDVGPADFTESGPWQPPLPALPAVNFISPAELARHQRETGDIAVLDLTTSANYLRGHVPGAWFVQPSRLAAALDRIPPASLYVLTCATSQLALFFAAELEELLASPVRVLAGGTQGWRAAGQPLETEPTRLASPPIDRYRRPYEGTDNPREAMQGYLDWEFGLVDQLARDGTHGFFVI; this comes from the coding sequence ATGAGCGCCGCCATTCGCCGCAGTACCTATGCCGAAGTCCGGGCCGCCCTGCTCGCCCGCCGCGAAATCGCCCTGCTCGACGTCCGCGAGGAAGACCCGCACGCCCAGGCGCATCCGCTGTTTGCCGCCAACTTCCCGCTGTCGCGCATTGCCACCAACGCCTACGCCAAACTGCCCCGCCGCTCGGTGCCGATCGTCGTCCTCGATGACGGCGAAGGCGACGCCGAACGCGCCGCCGCCAAGTTGAGCGAACTCGGCTACAGCGACGTCGCCGTGCTGGCCGGCGGCGTTGCCGGCTGGGCAGCGGCCGGCGGCGAACTGTTCCGCGACGTCAATGTGCCGAGCAAGGCGTTTGGCGAACTGGTCGAAGCCACCCGCCACACCCCGTCGTTCTCGGCCGAAGAGGTGCAGGCGCTGATCGACGCTAATGCCGATGTGGTCATCGTCGACGCCCGTCGTTTCGACGAATACCAGACGATGAGCATTCCCACCGCGACCAGCGTGCCCGGCGCCGAACTGGTGCTGCGCGTCCCGGCCCTGGCGCCGGCCGCGAACACCCAGGTCATCGTCAATTGCGCCGGCCGCACGCGCAGCATCATCGGCACCCAGTCGCTGATCAACGCCGGCCTGCCCAACCCGGTGGCGGCCCTGCGCAATGGCACCATCGGCTGGACGCTGGCCGGGCAAACCCTGGAGCGCGGGCAAAGCCGGCGCTTCGGTGAGGTCGACGAGGACACCCGGCAAAGTGCCGGCGAGGCCGCCCGGCAGGTTGCCGAGCGGGCCGGCGTCGGGCGCATCGGCCGCGATACGTTGGCTTCATGGCAAAAGCAGGACGGTCGCAGCACCTATTTCTTCGACGTGCGCCCGCCGGAAGAGTACGAAGCCGGCCACCTGCCGGGCTTTCGCAACGTCCCCGGCGGCCAGTTGGTGCAGGAGACCGAAATGGTCGCCCCGGTCCGCGGCGCCCGTCTGGTGCTGGCCGACGATGCCGGCGTGCGCGCCGACATGAGCGCCTCATGGCTGGCCCAGATGGGCTGGGAAGTTTATGTGCTGGACGACGTCGGTCCAGCCGACTTCACCGAAAGCGGCCCGTGGCAGCCGCCGCTGCCGGCGCTGCCCGCGGTCAACTTCATTTCGCCGGCCGAATTGGCCCGCCACCAGCGGGAAACCGGCGATATCGCGGTCCTCGACCTGACGACCAGTGCCAACTACCTGCGCGGCCATGTGCCGGGCGCCTGGTTCGTCCAGCCCTCGCGGCTCGCCGCCGCGCTCGACCGGATTCCGCCGGCTAGCCTGTATGTGCTGACCTGCGCCACCAGCCAGCTTGCGCTGTTCTTCGCCGCCGAACTGGAAGAACTGCTGGCCAGCCCGGTCCGCGTTCTGGCCGGCGGAACGCAGGGCTGGCGCGCCGCCGGCCAGCCGCTCGAAACCGAGCCCACCCGGCTGGCCTCGCCGCCGATCGACCGCTACCGCCGCCCCTACGAAGGCACCGACAACCCGCGCGAAGCCATGCAAGGTTATCTCGACTGGGAATTCGGACTGGTCGACCAACTGGCGCGGGACGGCACGCACGGCTTCTTCGTCATTTGA
- a CDS encoding cysteine dioxygenase codes for MSNQKLLDFVQGITRLLDTNPNEEIILTHGQKLLAELVASDDWLPEQFAQPHPQYYQQYLLYADPLDRLSIVSFVWGPGQKTPVHDHLTWGLVGGLRGRERETTYEKQADGSYLATGTGVLQPGETTAVSPAIGDVHEVANDLADQPSISIHVYGRNIGRVDRHVFDPLSGAAKSFVSGYASTVVPNLWS; via the coding sequence ATGAGCAATCAGAAACTGCTTGATTTCGTCCAGGGCATCACCCGCCTGCTGGACACCAATCCGAACGAGGAAATCATCCTCACCCACGGCCAGAAGCTGCTTGCCGAACTGGTCGCCAGCGACGACTGGCTGCCCGAACAGTTCGCCCAGCCGCATCCGCAGTATTACCAGCAGTACCTGCTTTATGCCGACCCGCTGGATCGTCTGTCGATCGTCAGCTTCGTCTGGGGGCCGGGCCAGAAGACGCCGGTGCACGACCACCTGACCTGGGGTCTGGTCGGCGGCCTGCGCGGCCGCGAACGCGAAACGACCTACGAGAAACAGGCCGACGGCAGCTACCTGGCGACCGGCACTGGCGTACTGCAGCCCGGCGAAACGACCGCCGTCTCGCCGGCCATCGGCGACGTGCATGAGGTCGCCAACGATCTGGCCGACCAGCCGTCGATCAGCATCCACGTCTATGGGCGCAACATCGGCCGGGTCGATCGCCACGTTTTCGACCCGCTCAGCGGCGCGGCAAAGTCCTTCGTCTCGGGCTATGCCAGCACCGTCGTGCCCAATCTGTGGAGCTGA
- a CDS encoding ketopantoate reductase family protein: MGQPSIAIFGAGAIGIYLASQFAAAGIAASLITRPGKALPAPLIVEDDQGRRSAPAIAQVPADQPVPHDIVIVTVKAHQLAAALPEIRSWLAVQGQLVLAQNGLPWWYFQGLAGAHGGRRLQAADPDGSLLQGIDLQRTIACVIHKSVDRPEPGRILAFSAAGDRFIFGRPLGGLDPALLRLIDTFHLAGLPAEASADIRSDLWDKLLGNVVLNPLSASTGRDLAALLDDTETHARITAGMQEARAVAGSFGIAAGRSIAERLERTVAIARRGSFRTSMLQDRQAGKPLELDPIVGAVIELARLNAIATPTLDRLYAEARAISL; encoded by the coding sequence ATGGGCCAGCCCTCGATCGCCATCTTCGGTGCCGGCGCCATCGGCATCTACCTGGCCAGCCAGTTCGCGGCGGCCGGGATCGCGGCCAGCCTGATCACCCGGCCGGGGAAAGCCCTGCCGGCGCCGCTGATCGTCGAGGACGACCAGGGCCGGCGGAGCGCCCCGGCAATTGCCCAGGTGCCGGCCGACCAGCCGGTGCCGCACGATATCGTGATCGTCACCGTCAAGGCCCACCAGCTCGCCGCAGCCCTGCCCGAAATCCGCTCCTGGCTGGCCGTCCAGGGCCAACTGGTGCTCGCCCAGAACGGCCTGCCCTGGTGGTATTTCCAGGGCCTGGCCGGCGCACACGGCGGGCGGCGGTTGCAGGCCGCCGACCCGGACGGCAGCCTGCTGCAGGGCATCGACCTGCAGCGGACAATCGCCTGCGTCATCCACAAATCGGTCGACCGCCCCGAACCCGGGCGCATCCTGGCCTTCTCGGCCGCCGGCGACCGTTTCATCTTCGGCCGGCCGCTCGGCGGCCTCGACCCAGCCTTGCTGCGCCTGATCGACACCTTTCACCTCGCCGGGCTGCCGGCCGAAGCCTCGGCCGACATCCGCAGCGACCTGTGGGACAAGCTGCTCGGCAACGTCGTGCTGAACCCCTTGAGCGCATCGACCGGCCGCGATCTCGCCGCCCTGCTCGACGATACCGAGACGCACGCCCGGATCACGGCCGGCATGCAGGAGGCACGGGCGGTTGCCGGTTCCTTCGGAATTGCGGCCGGGCGCTCGATCGCCGAACGCCTGGAACGTACCGTCGCGATCGCCCGCCGGGGCAGTTTCCGCACCTCGATGCTGCAGGACCGCCAGGCCGGCAAGCCGCTGGAACTTGACCCGATCGTCGGCGCGGTGATCGAGCTGGCCCGCCTGAACGCCATCGCAACACCAACGCTGGATCGCCTCTATGCCGAGGCCCGCGCCATCTCTCTCTGA
- a CDS encoding class II aldolase/adducin family protein, whose translation MNAPEKHLASDLRQARIDLAAACRLVALFGWTDLLATHISLRVPGRHDRYLVNPFGLLFEEVTASSILEVDLDGKIIAGDGDLNPAGTVIHGAIHGAVEQAAAVVHLHSREGVAVSCQEQGLLPLNQMALMVYGDIAYHDFQGVVLDDAERSSLLANMGDKTLLILRNHGTLAVGRSMAEAFARIWRLERACRFQLAAQSAGVPLRQLPAEVIARTLEQAKVLYGPQASFMPSGKREWAALLRRLDREAPGYRN comes from the coding sequence CGCGGCTTGCCGCCTGGTCGCCCTGTTCGGCTGGACCGACCTGCTGGCGACGCATATCTCGCTGCGCGTCCCGGGCCGCCACGACCGCTACCTGGTCAATCCCTTCGGCCTGCTGTTCGAGGAGGTCACCGCCTCGTCGATCCTCGAAGTCGACCTCGACGGCAAGATCATTGCCGGCGACGGCGACCTCAACCCGGCCGGCACGGTGATCCACGGCGCCATCCATGGCGCCGTCGAACAGGCCGCCGCCGTCGTCCACCTGCACAGCCGGGAAGGCGTCGCGGTTTCCTGCCAGGAACAGGGCCTGCTACCGTTGAACCAGATGGCGCTGATGGTCTATGGCGACATCGCCTATCACGACTTCCAGGGCGTTGTCCTCGATGATGCCGAACGCAGCAGCCTGCTCGCCAACATGGGCGACAAGACCCTGCTCATCCTGCGCAATCACGGCACGCTGGCGGTCGGCCGCAGCATGGCCGAAGCCTTCGCCCGCATCTGGCGGCTGGAGCGGGCCTGCCGCTTCCAGCTTGCCGCGCAGTCGGCCGGCGTGCCTTTGCGCCAACTGCCGGCGGAGGTAATCGCCCGAACGCTGGAACAGGCCAAGGTGCTTTACGGCCCCCAAGCCAGCTTCATGCCCTCCGGCAAACGCGAGTGGGCGGCCTTGCTGCGCCGGCTCGACCGCGAAGCGCCGGGCTACCGGAACTAA